GGTCCGCCAGAGCACGGCTGCGCCGTCCGAGCGCGCCGGACAGGCGGCCTGACCGGCCGCCTCCGCCCGGCCACGGCCGGTCTGGATACGATAGGGGCCACGCCAGGTGCGCAGAAGGGCTCCTGCAGGACGAAGGAGAACCCAGGGCCGTGCGGTCATCACCCGGTGCGACGAACGGCACGGAAGGCCTTCGCACACAGAACCTGTCGCAGATCCTCACGATGGTCCACCGGCACGGACCGCTGTCGCGGTCGGAACTGACCCGCCGCAGCGGCTTCAACCGCTCGACCGTCGGCGCCCTCGTGTCCGCCCTGACGGAGAAGCAGCTCGTCCATGAGACGGACCCGGCGGTCGGTGGCCGGGTCGGCCGCCCGAGCCCCATCGTGCGGGCCAATCCGGGCGTCGCCGTCCTCGCCGTGAACCCGGACATCGACGCGCTGACCGTCGGGGTCGTCGGCCTGGGTGGCCACGTCCACCGGCGCGTGCGCCGGGAGACCCGCGGCGTGCCGTCCCTCGAGGACGCCGTCGAGCTCACCCGCGACATCGTGGCCGATCTCCGGCCTGTCCTGACCGGCCTCGACCGGGTGCTCGGTGTCGGTATCGCGCTCCCCGGACTCGTCAACGCCGGCACGGGCCGCGTGCTCGTCGCGCCGCACCTCGGCTGGCGGGACGCCGACCTGACCGGGCCGTTCGGCCGCGCCCTGGAACTCCCGGCCGTCGCGGCGAACGACGCCGCCCTCGGTTCCCTCGCGGAGAGCATCTTCGGGGCAGCACTGGGCGTGGACGACGCCGTCTATCTCAACGGCAGCGCGAGCGGTATCGGCGGCGGGATCGTGACGGGAGGAGCGCAGCTGGTGGGGAGCCGGGGGTACGGCGGCGAGCTGGGCCACACGCTCGTCAGCCCGGGCGGCTTCCCGTGCCACTGCGGCCGGTCGGGCTGCCTCGATGCCGAGGTGCGGCTCGAACGGCTGCTCGGGGCCGCGGGCCTCGAGGGAGGCGGCATCGAGGCGCTGGAGCAGGTGCTGTCGGACGAGCCCTCCGCTGCCGTGCAGGCTGAGGCGGAACGCCAACTGGAACTGCTCGCCGTCGCCCTCGTGGACTTCGTGAACATCTTCGACCCGGAGCTGATCGTGCTCGGCGGTTTCCTCGGCTCCCTCGTCGCCTTCCGGGGCGATCAACTCACCGACGTCGTGAACGCG
This genomic interval from Arthrobacter agilis contains the following:
- a CDS encoding ROK family transcriptional regulator; the encoded protein is MRSSPGATNGTEGLRTQNLSQILTMVHRHGPLSRSELTRRSGFNRSTVGALVSALTEKQLVHETDPAVGGRVGRPSPIVRANPGVAVLAVNPDIDALTVGVVGLGGHVHRRVRRETRGVPSLEDAVELTRDIVADLRPVLTGLDRVLGVGIALPGLVNAGTGRVLVAPHLGWRDADLTGPFGRALELPAVAANDAALGSLAESIFGAALGVDDAVYLNGSASGIGGGIVTGGAQLVGSRGYGGELGHTLVSPGGFPCHCGRSGCLDAEVRLERLLGAAGLEGGGIEALEQVLSDEPSAAVQAEAERQLELLAVALVDFVNIFDPELIVLGGFLGSLVAFRGDQLTDVVNAQSLAGRVEVRRAALGPELLLVGAAELAFQSLLASPS